In Bradyrhizobium paxllaeri, the genomic stretch GGCGTGACATGGTCGAGGCAGGCGGTATGGGTCAGAAGCAGCGTCATGCAAAAATCCTGGCGTAGAGGAACGCGCCGGCGAGGAGCGGCTAATCTAGGCCGTTAGAGGCCGCTCGGAAAGGCCCACGCTGGCTCGCCATGCTGATGGCTTTTTCAAGCCGGTATCCGTGTCCCGGACGCGGCGCAGCGCGTCGCTTCTAATTGATCCGGACGATGCGATCGGCGGCGGACGGGGCGATCGGGCTGTTCGCCGCAAAATAGGTATGCAGCGCGTCGACGTCATAGACGCCGATCAGCGGCGCGGTTCCTTCCGTGAGCGCGGTGAAACCATCGCCACCGACGAACAGGAAATTGTTGACGGTGACGCGGTAGTGCGCGGCGGGATCGATCGGCTGCCCGTTCAGCGACATCCGTTCGGCGATGATGCGCTCGCCATCGCCCTTCGATCCGTCCCATGCATAGCTGAATCCTTTCGACACCTGCAGGATCCGCGGCCGCTTCGGGTCGCGCCATTGCTGCTCCAGTATGTCCTTGATCTGCTTTCCGCTCAGCGTCAGCGTCACCAGTTGATTGCGGAACGGCTGGCTGGCGAACAGGTCGGCATAGGTTACCGCGCCATCTTCCCTCCGCGCAACATCGGCGCGGATGCCGCCGGGATTGGTGAAGGCGATGACCGCGCCGCCTTTCGCTTCGGTGCTGGTCGCGGCGAGCTGCGCATCGGCGATGATGTCGCCGAGCGGACTTTCGCCGGCGGCGTTCGGCGCGCGCGACAGCGTTGCGGTTATCGAACCCGCTGGGCGGTTGGCGATCGGCGCGGCAAGCCTGTCATAGGCGTCAAGCAGTGCGGTCTGTTGCGCATCCTTGGCAAGCGTTGCGGTGTGGACGATATTGTTGCCGGCCCTGGCGCTGACGACGTCGCGCGTCACGGGATCGAGTTTCATATCGATCGCGGTGACCAGCGTGCCGTATTTGTCGCCTGACGTGACGAGCCGTCCGTCGATGTCGCAGACATAGGCGCGGTGGGTGTGGCCGGAGACCACGACGTCCACCGCCTTGTCGAACTTTTTGACGATATCGACGATCGGCCCGGAAATGCCGCGACAGTCGTTATAGTCCCCGGTCGGTAATCCGCCTTCGTGGATCAGCACGACGATGGCCTCGACGCCGCGCGCCTTCAGCTCCGGGATCAGCGCATTCACCGTATCAGCTTCGTCGCGGAATTCGAGGCCGGCAATGCCGACAGGCGAGACCAGGCCCGGCGTGCCTTTCAAGGTCAGGCCGATGAAGGCGACAGGGATGCCTTCGAACGTGCGAATTTCATAGGCGGGAAACACTGTCCTGCCGCTGCTCTTCTCGAACGTGCTGGCGGCGAGATAGCGGAATTTTGCGCCCGTAAATGGATGCGGCCCCTGGCATTGGTCGATCGGGTGGCAGCCGCCGTTCTGCATGCGCAACAGCTCGTCCTTGCCCTCGTCGAATTCGTGATTGCCGACGGCTGAAATATTCAGGCCCATCATCGACAGCGCTTCGATCGTCGGCTCGTCATGGAACATCGCCGACAGAAACGGGCTGGCGCCGATCAAATCGCCGGCCGCGACGAAGATCGAGTTCTTGTATCCCTCGCGAAGCTGGCCCACCAGCGTCGCCATGTGCTCGGCGCCGCCGGCTTCGACAGTGATCTTCTTCGTTCCGTCCTCGGGATCGGTAATCGTGATCCCGCCCGGCGGCGGACGAAGGTACCCGTGGAAATCGTTGATGGCGAGAATGCGCAGGTCCACAGGCGCGGTTTGCGCGAGGGAAGCGACAGGCGCCAGCATGATCGTCAGCGCAAGGATGGGGCGGAGGAGATTTCTCATGAACATCGATATCGTAGCCCGCATGAGCGCAGCGACATGCGGGACGGGCGGGAGTTTAAAATCCCGGATGTCGCTGCGCTCATCCGGGCCACGCAGATTGTTTCCGCGTCGCTACCCCTTCTTCCGCTCGAAGAATGCCTTGAACGCCGTGACCGCTTCCTTTGAGCGCAACCGCTCACCGAACAGATGGCCTTCCTGGTCGATCCGGCGCGTCATGTCCTCTGGCGGCAGCCTCAGCAGTTTGCGCGTAATCGCGACCGCTTCGGCCGGCAGCGCGCAAATCTCGCGCGCGACCTTGCGCGCCTCGGCTTCGGTGTGGCCGGGCGCCACCACTACATTGACGAAGCCCGCCTCGCGCGCCTCATCGGCGGAAAACTTGCGGCCCATCACCAGCATGGCGAAGGCGCGCTGATGGCCCATGGTGCGCGGCATCAACAGGCTGGAGGCGCCTTCGGGCACCAGTCCGAGATTGATGAACGGCGTGGAGAAGGTCGCGGTCGTGCTGGCCAGTACATAGTCGCAATGGAACAGCATGGTGGTGCCGATGCCGATCGCGACGCCGTCGACCGCGGCGATGATCGGCTTGACGTTGTGCGCCAGCGAATAAAGCAGCTTTACGGCGTTGGAGGCGCCGCGTGGCGTGTCGGTATCCGACGTGCTCTCTTTCAGAAAATCCTCGAGATCGTTGCCGGCGGTGAACACGCCCGAACCGCCTGTGATGATGATGCAGCGGATATCGGGGTTGTTCTGCGCCTTGTCGATCGCATCGCTCATCCCGCGATACATGTCCTGGGTAAACGCGTTCTTCTTCTCGGGCCGCCGCAGCTTGATCACGCGCGTCGCGTCTTCGTCCGACACAATGAGGTGTCCGGTCATGAACTTGCCCCTAAAAGCAGGCGGCAACGCTGCCCGCTGGCCAATCATCCGGGTCTATCCTACATGATCCGGCAAGGGGCCCAACCACTCCGTGCAATTTTCCCGGGGATGTGACCACGAGGTTAATGCAATGCAGCTAGGCGGAATTCATCACCTGACCGCGATCTCGGCGAAGCCGCGGGAGAATTTGGCCTTCTACACCGGCCTGCTTGGCATGCGGCTGGTGAAGAAGACCGTCAACCAGGACGACGTCAGCGCCTACCACCTGTTCTACGCCGACGGCAAAGCCAATCCCGGCACGGATCTTACCTTCTTCGATTTTCCCGCCGCGCCCGAGCGTCGCGGAACCAACTCGATCTCGCGCACCGGGGTGCGCGTCGCCGGCGAGAACGCCCTCGGCTACTGGCGCGATCGCCTCAACAAGGCCGGCGTGGAGACCCCCGGCATCCTCGAAGTCGACGGCCGCCTGACGCTGCCGTTCGAGGACGGCGAGGGGCAGCGGCTGGTGCTGATCGACGATGGCGGGAAGGGCGCCGCCTCGCCGTGGGAGAAGAGCCCGGTGCCACCAGAACATCAGATCCGCGGGCTCGGTCCGATCGTGCTGACTGTGCACGAGCTGTCACGCACCGCCTTCGTGCTGACCGAAGTCATGAACATGCGTCGCGCGCGCGAATACGCCGCCCACGGCGCGCAGATTCACGTGTTCGAAATGGGCGAGGCAAGGGGAGAGGGCAACCCCGCCGCCGAGTTGCATGTGCTCGAGGACAAGGCCTCGCCGATCGCCCGCCAGGGCGCCGGCGGCGTGCACCACGTCGCGTTCCGCACCCCCGACGAGACGCAGTATCACGCCTGGACGAAACGCCTGACGGACCTGCGCATCCCCAACAGCGGCGAGATCGACCGCTTCTATTTCCGCAGCCTCTATTTCCGCGAGCCCAACGGCATCCTGTTCGAGATCGCCACCGACGGCCCAGGCTTTGCGACCGACGAGCCGATGGAAACGCTCGGCGAGCGGTTGGCGCTGCCGCCGTTCCTCGAGCCGCGCAGAGCGCAGATTGAGGCTGGCCTGAAGCCCATCGAGTGATTCCGTAGAATTGGTAGAGCGCAGCGAAACCCATCATAGTCGTGCGCCTCAATCGATGAGCCGCGGGCCTTCGGCTTAGAGCAGGGGTAAGGAACCCGGCGACGAATACAGCGCGCCCGCGAAGGGTCAGAGTTCCTTCCGTAGTTCTCCGGCCGTGAACATAGTTCCGCCTTCTCTGCTGCGTTAAACGCCAAGTGTTAGCTCGCCGTAGCGCAATGCCCGGGTCGCTCTCAGGCGGGTGCCATTGCATTTGATACGGAGCACCAAATGGATTCCATGCGGGACGGAAAGCTCGCGGAAGGCCAGATCGCGAGCCTGGAGCAGCAGTTTTCTAACCTGGCGCGAGAAGTGGGAATCAGTCCTTCGGACCCGCCGACGAGCATGAAGACGTCTCGCCCCCCGCTGGTCGTGAGTCATCGATTGGCGAATTGGCGTTCCGCGACTTTCGTCGGTTCCCTGTTGGCAGTATCCATTGGTGTCGCCGCCTGGTGGTGGCCATCCTCCGTTGATACGGCGATGAAGGTCCCTTCAGATCCGACACCTCTGACACAGGCGGCGCCGGAAGCCGCTGTGCCGAAAGACGTCGCGTCGGCGGCTGCTGTCCTGCCTTCCGAGTTGGCGCAGCAACTCCAACCGATGGCGAGCGATCTCGCTGCCTTGAGGCAAATGGTCGAACAGCTCAAGGTGAGGCAAGAACAATTGGTTCGCGACAATGAAAATCTCACGAGCCAATTCGAGGCGAGCCGGGAGGAAATGGCGCGCAACAACAGTATCGTCGAGCAGATCAAGGCGACCCAGATCCAGATGGCGCGCGAAAACCAGGCGCTTACCGAGCGGGTCAACGCAAGCCAGGAACAACTCGCCCGCGGCATCGCCAGCGCTTCAGATCCAAAGGCGATGCCCGAAGCGCCAAGGATGATGCCTGAGGAGCCAAAGGCGATGCCGGAGGCGCCAAAGATGATGTCCGAAGAACCAAGGGTGATGCCGGAAATACCACTGCCGCGTCCGCGGCAGCCGGCCACTGTCGGCCAGGCGCAAAAGCCTTCGCCAACCCCGGCGCGGCCGCAACCCAAAAAACCGCAACCGCTATTGGCATGGCCATGGTCAGTGCGCTAATGCACCCGGCCGCCTGAAACCATGAGCCACTCCGCGCGTGAACCGCGCCAGCGTGAGATAGTTTGCGTTTATCAGGCTTCGTTCTTCGGAACGTACTTCCCAAGCACGCACTTGTAGCCTTGCAATCGCCACGCGTGATACGGACCCTTGGCGAGCCAGTCGGCGATGCCGATTTGCGCGTTGACTGCGCAGGCGCCCATGGTGATGCCGGACTGCTCACTGGTGGTGACGACCTTTTCGAGGCAGAGCTGGCTGTTGCAGAGAACAGCGATGAGGGTGACGAGCATGGTGACCTTCGTTGAAAAGAGAATTCCTGTGTTCAGCTTATGCAGGGTTCATGCCACCCTTGATGCACGCGTGTCCTCCCGGACATTCCGTGGACGCACTGACCTGTAAAAATACGGTGCAAACCGAGCCCTTTTGGCGCGGACGGCGGCAGCAACGCCTGACGAATACAAATTGCGGCGACAGTAGAGTCTGCGCGTGCGCGATTCGCAAAGCGTAGAACTACGGCCAACGCGCCAGAATGGCTGCGACTGTCATCATGCGGCAACAGTTCTGGATGCTTCGGCTTGAACTGTGCCAATGGCGCCGCTCCTCGTAGGATGGGCAGAGCGAAGCGATACCCATCGCGGTCCCGCGTATTGAGCGACGTCGACGCAATTCGCTTAGCACGCCATTGGCGCGAAGCCGCAAATTCAGTTGGCGGTTGACGTCAGCACTGAAGCGCATTTCGGACTCAATCCGGACAACGCGCCATGTCTATCTCGCGCTCTACGTATAGGGCGGTTCCGCGCAGGGACCGTGAGACATTCGTGCAACAACCGTGATCCTAAATTCCGGAAGGCGAATCGTTAAGCAGCGATGGCCTGCGTGTGCGGATATAATCGCGTCAACGAATCTGCAGGGGCTTTTCGATGTCGAAGTTTGCCGTCGGCGATCAAGTCGAAAACGTTGCCAACGATCACGAGTCGGGCACGGTCGTCGCCGTGTGTCCGATCGTCGACACGGAAGGCTACGGCGCACTTCAGTTCTTCGTCGAGGAAAAGCTGACTTTCGCCGTTTCGAGGCAGGGGGCCACATGACAGGCCGCGCAACCACGCGAGCGATCCCCGCGACCGAACCGACGGAGGGCGACAGCGACGCCATGCGCATCAGGCATCAGCTCGATGCCTGGGCCAATGCCTCAAGTCGCGCTCCTAGATTGGTGACAACGCCTGCGGAAGACCTCAGCAGCGAACCATCCGGCAAGGCGGCCATGGCGGCAAAGAAACGCAGCCGCTCATCTCCGGCGGCCGGTCGTAGCAAAGCCACCAGGGCGACCAAGGCCAAAGCAACGGAAACGGCAACAGCTGCGGCAACGGAAGCGACCGAGGCCAACGTCGAGCCGGAGGTGCCGAGCGCGCCGCTTGAGCCGCCGCCGGTTTCCGCTGAGCCCGCCGTGCCGGAGGCCGTTTCTGTCGTTCCCGCCCCACCAACGCGCGAACGCACCAGCCGCGCCTTTGCCATTGCTGCCGCTCTCGCGCTGGCGACGGTGGCTGCCTATTTTTCGGTCGCGGGCATGGCCGAAATATTTCCCGGCGATCCCGTTGCGGTCATGGTGCTCGCCGCCACGATGGAAGCCGGCAAGCTCGTGATCGCCGGATGGCTGGCCGCGCATTGGCGCCAGACCAGCTGGAAAATGCGCTCCGTCATGGTCGCGCTCGTCGCCGGCCTCGCGCTGATCAACGCCGCCGGCGTGTTCGGCAAGCTGGTCGAGGCGCATGTCAGCGTCGCGGTCACCGCGCGTTCCGGCGTCACCGAGCGCATTGAGTCGCTCGACGCCCGTGTGGTGGCGCAAACGGCCGCCGTTGCCGATCTCGCCGGCCGCATCGCGCAGATCGATCGTGCCGTGGATGAATCGACACGGCGCGGCCGGGTGACGCGGGCCCTCAACATCGTCAGCCAAGAGCGCGCGACACGGGACGGGCTGGATGCGCAGCGGCAAGCCGCTACCGCGACGCTGGTCGACCTGCAGGCACAACGCGCGGCGTTGGCCGGCGAACGCTCGCGCATCGAAGCATCCACCGGTCCGATCCAGTATCTCGCCATGATGGTCGGCGCGGCGCCGGAAGCCGCGGTGCGATGGCTGATATTGCTGATGGTGCTCTGCTGCGATCCGGCAGCGATCGCCCTGACGGTCGCTGCGGCCAGTTCGCGACGCCAATGAGTGGTGGAGCGATATCCGGGGCATCGACTTCATTCGCTCCCGCATGTCGCTAACGCTCATGCGGGCTACGCGCCTGACCAATAGCCGCGGCTTGCCGCCTTCCCGCGTGGGGCGGGAAGGCATGCCGTGTACGCGCTACATGGTCCTGCCTTTCGACAATTTTGCCGTTTTCGAGTTGGTTGTTTTCGCGCGCTTTGCCGCGCGGTGATTGTCCCGCGCGGTCACGCGCTCGCGCTTCTTGATGCTCGCTTGCGCTTCCTGCGTCTTCGCTCCGCCACGGCGCGAGGCATACTCCTTGCCGTCGATCGGTCCCACATGCGGCGGATCCCGGTCGAGATACGGCCGCCCGATGCCGAACGTCTTGCCGTTTTCGTCGATCCACTTCCAGAGCTTGTCGGTGGAGACCCAACGCTGCGCCCGCGTCGCGCCCTTGACGCTGACGATGTCGGCCGCGAGCCCGCGGCCATAACCGCCACGCAAACTCCCGCCATGGTAGGATCGATCGGTTGCCGCCTTCAGGCCGCTTGCGATCCCTTGACGATAGTCGTCGCGGAACGCGCTGGTGATGCCGGGCGACAGTCCGGCCTGCTCGGCGGCGTGCAGCGCGTGAAAGAGTTTCAGCTTGAAGCTCTTGTCCATTCCGCCGATCACGTAGTCGATCATCGACATGCCGGCTCTGTCGGCCGCCTTCGGATCCTTCCAGGTAAAATCCTCGTCGACGCGCTTGGTGAAGGTTCGGGTGACGGTTCTCGTCTTTCCCTTCCGTTTGATCGTCACCTTCCGCCGCTCGGTTACCTTGATGGCGTCGATCTTGGGCGCGCGCTCGTAGAGCGCCCAGAGATAGCGATCGATGCAGATCTCCACGACCAGACATTCCTCGTTGATTTCGAGAATGCCCACGGCCGGCAGGTCAGCGTCGCGCAGCGAAGCTGGTGTGCTCGCCGCGGCCATGTCGGCGGCAGGTGTCTCCGGCGGCAGCACCTCTGCCGGATCGGTCAGCGCGGCCACGACGAAAGGTTTTGGCTCTTCCGTGACAGCCGTCGTGTCAGGCGCTTTCGTCGTGTCAGGTGCTGTCGTGATGTCCGGCGCTTTCTCGATCACGGTCTCCGCAGGACGCGGCACCTCGATGGTGTCGATGGCGGCGCTTGCCAGCGCGATCACCGGTGGCG encodes the following:
- a CDS encoding bifunctional metallophosphatase/5'-nucleotidase produces the protein MRNLLRPILALTIMLAPVASLAQTAPVDLRILAINDFHGYLRPPPGGITITDPEDGTKKITVEAGGAEHMATLVGQLREGYKNSIFVAAGDLIGASPFLSAMFHDEPTIEALSMMGLNISAVGNHEFDEGKDELLRMQNGGCHPIDQCQGPHPFTGAKFRYLAASTFEKSSGRTVFPAYEIRTFEGIPVAFIGLTLKGTPGLVSPVGIAGLEFRDEADTVNALIPELKARGVEAIVVLIHEGGLPTGDYNDCRGISGPIVDIVKKFDKAVDVVVSGHTHRAYVCDIDGRLVTSGDKYGTLVTAIDMKLDPVTRDVVSARAGNNIVHTATLAKDAQQTALLDAYDRLAAPIANRPAGSITATLSRAPNAAGESPLGDIIADAQLAATSTEAKGGAVIAFTNPGGIRADVARREDGAVTYADLFASQPFRNQLVTLTLSGKQIKDILEQQWRDPKRPRILQVSKGFSYAWDGSKGDGERIIAERMSLNGQPIDPAAHYRVTVNNFLFVGGDGFTALTEGTAPLIGVYDVDALHTYFAANSPIAPSAADRIVRIN
- a CDS encoding crotonase/enoyl-CoA hydratase family protein; translated protein: MTGHLIVSDEDATRVIKLRRPEKKNAFTQDMYRGMSDAIDKAQNNPDIRCIIITGGSGVFTAGNDLEDFLKESTSDTDTPRGASNAVKLLYSLAHNVKPIIAAVDGVAIGIGTTMLFHCDYVLASTTATFSTPFINLGLVPEGASSLLMPRTMGHQRAFAMLVMGRKFSADEAREAGFVNVVVAPGHTEAEARKVAREICALPAEAVAITRKLLRLPPEDMTRRIDQEGHLFGERLRSKEAVTAFKAFFERKKG
- a CDS encoding ring-cleaving dioxygenase, whose product is MQLGGIHHLTAISAKPRENLAFYTGLLGMRLVKKTVNQDDVSAYHLFYADGKANPGTDLTFFDFPAAPERRGTNSISRTGVRVAGENALGYWRDRLNKAGVETPGILEVDGRLTLPFEDGEGQRLVLIDDGGKGAASPWEKSPVPPEHQIRGLGPIVLTVHELSRTAFVLTEVMNMRRAREYAAHGAQIHVFEMGEARGEGNPAAELHVLEDKASPIARQGAGGVHHVAFRTPDETQYHAWTKRLTDLRIPNSGEIDRFYFRSLYFREPNGILFEIATDGPGFATDEPMETLGERLALPPFLEPRRAQIEAGLKPIE